The sequence GTTCCAGAGAGGTGAGGCAGACACTGGGGCTGGTTTTACCCTTGAGGTGGTCTACAAGAGGCAGCTAAGGGACCAAGTGAGCTTTAGGTCTCTACAAGACCAGGGATAAAGAGTGAGAGTAAGGGTCTCCCCTCTTTGGGCTGGCTTCCCAAAGGAATGTCTCTGGGGAATAGAGGGGAACTGGAAGCAAACCAGTATGGACTGCAGCCAGGTTTCCCATCACCTGGTAGATGCCAGAAAAAGCTTGTGTAACTACAGTGCATTactatcagacaaagtagattttaatGCAAAAACGTTTGTTACACCCAGAGATAACAAAGGTAACTTCATAAAGATAGAAGATTGGGTCCACCATGAAAACATAATAATTCTGAATTTATATTCGATAGTCtattgattttttatatatatataactttatttattttatttttggctgcgttgggtcttcattgctgcacgtgggctttctctagttgcggtgagcgggggataCCCTTCGTTGTGCTacgtgggcttcttgttgcagtggtttctcttgttgcggcagagcacaggctctaggtgtgcaggcttccgtagttgtggctcgcgggcttcgctgttccacgacatgtgggatcttcccagaccagggctcgaacccgtgtccccagcattggcaggtggattcttaaccactgcaccaccagggaagcccctcaatagTCTATTGATTGAACTGCAAGCAGAGATAGTCAAATTCTATATCACACTGGGTGATTTTAGCATATATCACTCCATAATTGATACAAcaaggagacaaaaaaaatcagtagggcttccctggtggcgcagttgttgagagtccgcctgctgatgcaggggacacgggttcgtgccctggtctgggaagatcccacatgctgtggagcggctgggcccgtgagccacggccgctgagcctgcgcgtccggagcctgtgctctgcaacggaagaggccacaacagtgagaggcccgcacaccgaaaaaaaaaaaaaatcagtaaaaataagaTTTCAACGTGATTAACCAACTTGACCTAGAAAATGCACTCAATCGTCCACATTGATCTTTCAGCGTAAACAGTTCACCTACTAAGTTTAACCACAAGTGCATGAGagcaaatctcaataaatttcaaagaattaaaattatacaGAGTATGTTCTTTAGTCACAATGCAATGAtactaaaaatcaataacaaaagaaggaaaagaggtcCTCCATATAATTGGATACTAAAAAATGCACTTCTATATAACTCATGGATTAAATTAAAACTCTCAATTGACTTTATTCAAATCAATTTCTCTGCATAGATTGCAgcagaaatgaggaaaatgaggatgACTCAAAAGGGAGAGATGAAACGAGAACTGGTTTATCTAAGTATAATGTGAAAGCAAATGAGTGTTCACTACAAGTTTACAAACACATGGCCTGCACATCTGATAATAATTTTttcctccagctttattgagattaaTTGACTTTGGATTACACATTTGATTTTACTAGTGCTTAATATAGACAAATTTCTGTACACATATATTAAACTAtctcatatattcatatattcccATATATGAGATATATTCCCTATATCActattaaatatgtaatattttgccAATTTATAGATGTCAACTGAACTCAGAGAGTTAAGTTAGCTGATAAATGACAGGTAGTGAAACACAGgatagaaggatttttttttttttttgctgctgctgctgctgcattgcagcctgtgggatcttagttccccgaccagggatcgaatccgtgttccctgcagtggaagctcagagtcctaaccactggacctccgggGAATTCCCAGGATAGAAGGATTTAATACAAAGATATCTGATTTGAAAGCCCATGATTAATCACTTTGCTAGGAGAATTGAATTTTGGAAGAGTCGGGAATTCTGGCATACCCAGTATTTCATTCCCTTTGACTCTTTCTAGAAGCCCACACCCAAGACAGATGACagaatcatgaaaaagaaaatgttccagAGATCAGTGTCCTCAAGTCTCCCTTTATGGCTCTGTTCCTCAGGCTGTAGATGGAGGGGTTCACCATAGGGGTGACCACAGTGTTCATCACTGAGGCCACTGCCCTCCTCCTGGGGGAGAGAGTAGCTGCAGAACTAAGGTAAACTCCAAAACAGGTCCTATAGAATAAGAAAACGACAGACAGGTGAGACCCAAAGGTGGAAAAAGCTTTATACTTCCCACCAATTGATGGGATCCTCAGGATGGACAAGACAATGCGAGTGTAAGAGAAAATTATCCCTGAGAGGGGACCGACACCTAACAGGCTAGTCGCTAGATGCATCAGGATGTCATTGATAAGAGTATCAGAACAGGCGAGTCTGAGGATCTGAGCAAGTTCATAGAAGAAGTGGGGGATTTTCAAGTCTGTGCAGGACAGATGCAACACCATCAGACTGTGGAGCAAGGTGTTCATAATGCTAATGAACAAGGAGCAAAGAATCATCAGACCACAGAGACGGGGGTTCATGATGATTGCATAATACAGAGGGTGGCAGATGGCCACGTAGCGGTCATAAGCCATGATGGTCAGGAGCAAATTATCCATACATATGAAAACCATGAAAAAATACACCTGAATGAGGCAGCCTGCATCGGTGATGACTTTGTTCCCTGTCTGGATGTTCACCAACATCTTGGGGACTATAGTGGAGGTGAAACAGATGTCAACAAAGGACAGGTGGGAGAGGAAGAAGTGCATGGGGGTGTGGAGGTGGGAGTCTGAGCTGATGGCCAGGATGATGAGCAGATTCCCCAGCACAGTGATCAGGTTCATGGACAGGAAGAGCCCAAAGAGAAGGGGCTGCAGTTCTGGATCCTCTGAGAGGCCCAGGAGGAGGAATTCTGAGACACCAGTCTGGTTTCCTGATTCCATGTTGTTGATGAGTCTACTGGAAAATAGAGACATGAATTACcatgaaacagacacacagacatcaCTTGTTTGAGAGAAGTCATTTAAACAATTATTCCCTTCTGGCTGCTCTACTCATTTCTTCCTTCACCAAGTAATATTTTAATGACTTCTAAGTACCATACATTTTGTTCTaatactaaaaattaaaacattttattaaaaattaaaatattttatttttttaagaactatCATGCCTGCATGGCATTTAAAAATCtatgattagggcttccctggtggtgcagtggttaagaatcacctgccaacgcaggggacatgggttcaagccctggtccgtgaagatcccacatgccccggagtgactaagcctgtgtgccacaactactgagcctgtgctctagagcctgagagccacaactaatgggcctgcaagccacaactactgaagcccgtgcacctagagcctgtgttctgcaacaagagaagccactgcaatgagaagcctgtgcactgcaagaaagagtagcccccgctcactgcaaatagagaaatcccatgcacagcagtgaagacccaacacagccaaaaataaataaataaaataaatttattaaataaataaataaaatctgtgaTTAAATTCTCATCGTTTCTTCACATAGGGTCAAACCTGGTTGGATGACTGCACTTTCTCAGAGAATTTTAACTCTGTAGTTAACTTTATACTGAGTCTGCTCAGAATGGCAAATCTCAGGTATTGCTGGAAATTATAAGCTCAAATTCTTTACTGTCTCAATGTGAGAAATAATATCATTAATCCATTCCTTTAAATATTCTACTTTTTACAAATTGGATCAAACCACTCTATTGGAACCTGTCTATATAGAAAGGATTGTTTTGCTGCAATCTGTCATTTGCCATCAGCCTACAGTGAGGGACATTTATAAGAAAAGGTTAAATGATTCTACATCTTGTCTATTGTGGAAGTGTCATACCTGTAGGGGAAATTCCTCCTGTCTGGCCCTTAAAACAAGAATAGCTAATGCTTTTTCTGAAAAACTgatttagggagttccctggcagtccagtagttaggactcggagctttcactgccgtggccccaggttcagtccctggtcagggaactgagatcctgcaagtcTAGAAACTCAGAAAGAGTCATTTTATAGCATATTTCAACTAGTTGTTCCTTGGTAGCTACCTTTTTGGACATGTCTATATGGCAATGGCTTTGTAATTATCCCCTACCCTCCAAgtactctttcttttaaaaatttatttatttatttttgactgcgttgggtcttcgtttctgcttgcaggctttctctagctgcggcgagtggcggctactcttgcgagcttctcattgcagtgacttctcattgcggagcacgggctctaggcgcacgggcttcagtagttgtggcacgtgggctcagtagttgtggctcgtgagctctagagctcagtctcagtagttgtggtgcatgggcttagttgctccgtggcgtgtggtaactttctggaccagggctcgaactcgtgttacctgcattggcaggcggattcttaaccactgcgccaccagggaagcccctccaagtACTCTTGAATGCATTTAACCCTGTGCATTTTTGCAGAGCAATCTTCTTCCCAAGCGTGCCAGGGAAGGTCCAGCACATCCTTCTGGAACACTTCAATGGCATTCTACCCAATAAACCCCCAAGTCTTCACTTTGGCATTCAAGTTCTTCCAACATCTGGGCCCTGTAATAATTACACATGGGGCAAGGTACTCTCAGCAATGAACTTACCTTGTAAAACTGACACTCCATGTGGTTTCATTGAGAAAGCTTCAAGAGTGAATAATTCTAGGAGCTGGTGTGCAAATACCAGCAGGACACATAACTGATGAAGATGTGTCATTTCCTGCTCTAATCAAAAGCAAATTA comes from Tursiops truncatus isolate mTurTru1 chromosome 3, mTurTru1.mat.Y, whole genome shotgun sequence and encodes:
- the LOC101324245 gene encoding olfactory receptor 7A10-like; translation: MESGNQTGVSEFLLLGLSEDPELQPLLFGLFLSMNLITVLGNLLIILAISSDSHLHTPMHFFLSHLSFVDICFTSTIVPKMLVNIQTGNKVITDAGCLIQVYFFMVFICMDNLLLTIMAYDRYVAICHPLYYAIIMNPRLCGLMILCSLFISIMNTLLHSLMVLHLSCTDLKIPHFFYELAQILRLACSDTLINDILMHLATSLLGVGPLSGIIFSYTRIVLSILRIPSIGGKYKAFSTFGSHLSVVFLFYRTCFGVYLSSAATLSPRRRAVASVMNTVVTPMVNPSIYSLRNRAIKGDLRTLISGTFSFS